In Ascaphus truei isolate aAscTru1 chromosome 5, aAscTru1.hap1, whole genome shotgun sequence, one genomic interval encodes:
- the LOC142494518 gene encoding uncharacterized protein LOC142494518: protein MLLLYIVAPGGHVSPEMEQVSSPGSASSTLLEEHHGDEDDEYDEDDATEETEIQSCDHEEVPIETVVPPNRPSTSTYDAIVASEGKIVDAENRRHSDMMTVLERMIGLQEETVSQLAHLHRVFIEVPKQLQKINTSFEALVVQQTQANYWRMTNVPQFNTSQPGSVHAGQFSPHSSDIHSPGPNVTGQVADIAVQVPDDILPLPSVQIQQQTPTKEATKTKQDTHETDQPSLVQCLPTCSHVSLGTSPVREQSLPKSPVGESLPKSPVGESLPKSPVGESLPKSPVGESLPKSPVGESLPKSPVGESLPKSPVGESLATSPVGESLATSPVGEQSLATSPAREVPEATQSGSVVPKVGGKRKRKIQETTSRPVTRSQKEQKK, encoded by the coding sequence aacatcatggtgatgaggatgatgagtatgatgaggatgacgccacagaagagactgaaatacaatcatgtgaccatgaagaggtgccaatagaaactgttgtaccgccaaatcgtccatcaacttccacatacgatgcaattgtagcttcagagggaaaaatagtggacgcagaaaatcgtcgccattcagacatgatgacagtgctggaaaggatgattggactgcaggaagaaacagtatcacaattggcacatctccacagagtcttcattgaagtgcctaaacagttgcaaaaaatcaacacctcattcgaagcattagttgttcagcaaacacaagctaattactggagaatgactaatgtaccacaattcaacacctcccagccaggatctgttcatgcaggtcagttttcaccacattcatctgatattcattcaccaggcccaaatgttaccggtcaagtagcagacattgctgtgcaggttcctgatgacatcctaccgctgccatctgtacaaattcagcagcagacacctacaaaggaggcgacaaaaacaaaacaagacacacatgaaacagaccaaccatcacttgtgcagtgtctaccaacttgctcacatgtgtcactgggcacaagccctgtccgtgaacagtcactacccaaaagccctgtaggtgagtcgctgcccaaaagccctgtaggtgaatcgctgcccaaaagccctgtaggtgagtcgctgcccaaaagccctgtaggtgaatcgctgcccaaaagccctgtaggtgaatcgctgcccaaaagccctgtaggtgaatcactgcccaaaagccctgtaggtgagtcactggccacaagccctgtaggtgagtcactggccacaagccccgtaggtgaacagtcactggccacaagccctgcccgtgaagtgccagaggccactcaaagtggctctgttgtgcctaaagttggtggcaaaagaaaaaggaaaattcaagagacaacaagcaggcctgttactcgctcgcaaaaggaacaaaaaaaataa